The DNA region tctagctgcgccaccgtgccgcctacaaaATGAGTAACGcactttattgttttaaatgttattcattgaacaatacatggtcatttttatgGTTagctaaaaatggatggataaagatgGATAAGTGCAATGCATCATACTCGGGAGGGTGTTCATATTTTCACCTGCCCGTCTCAATAAATAGCTTAATGTAAATGTTGCTTGAGTCACTCGTGGAAATGTCGCCTGaaagttgttttctttattttttgtcccCCCTCCCACAACCGCCATCTGTCTCATTCATTCCCCGTAGGGCAGAgtgtcttttttgtgtgtgtgtgtgtgtgcgtgcgtgcgtgcgtgtgtgtgtgtgcgcgccctCATTGTGTCAGCCGACTGGCAGTTTATGAGGCAGAAATATGAATGATTGACGGCGTGCGCGTTTGTGTTTCTGGGGACGGGAACATGCTCTGCTCGACAGCAGTTGTCCATATTTCATCTGAAATATGTCATTGTTCTTTCTTTTCCGTagctgctctctgctttcacctCTCCGACTGTCTCGCATGGAGgttacattttcagcaattgGCTTGTCGTGCTTTCCTCACATAATCAGCCACAAGTGTGATCAGTTTTTGAGTTGCTGTGAAACAAAGAATTACACATTTAACCAAATTGCGGCACTTGCTAACAGACAGTGGATAATGCaatagacgggctaacaaaaTTAACGTAAACGTAAAAAACTATGTAAGAAGACTTgcaggcatatattcttgatCCTCTGTGAAGCGCAACTAATATTGCTGCATCTTACTGAGTCGCATACTTTCATGTATGACGCGTTTTTGTAATATACTGCCCCCTAGAGGGCCAAGGTGCAAACACAACAAAGAGAGCAAAATCAATGGGCACTGAAGCATGAAATTATGATGCACAAGCAgttgattttttgttgttgtttgttgttttttgtttgtttatatgtatcTATAACCACTTTGTATATCCTGATATtggtaatgtatatttttataaattacAATACTGTAGTGTgctactttttcttttaaaaaaaaaaaaaaaagttacaaaaacgTATTAAAGATTAccagagagctgggataggctccagcagtcccgcgacccttgtgaggatgagcggctcagaaaatggatgggtggatggatgaattcattCATTATGTTGTGATTTTCCTTTGCAGAAAGTGAGTGAGAAAGTGGGCGGAGCCGAGGGAACAAAGCTCGATGAGGACTTCACCGAGATGGAAAAGGCGAGACTGCAACTCCATGAATGGCGACTTCGGTGACGCCTGTGGGAAGAATTGTGATCAAAATTTGGTTTCTCACCTTTGCAGAAGGTGGACACCACCACCCGGGCAGTGATGGACATCATGACCAAGACCACAGAGTACCTGCAGCCCAACCCAGGTGACCTGGCTCagatgctgtcattttttttctcttctctctGTCATTCGAGTGTTCTGAGCCCTTTTTTATTACCCTGATTCTTcaaaaactaccgtaatttccggcccacaagccacgacttttttcacacgcttccaaccttgcggtttatgcggtgatctggtaaatttgtgcatttttttctaacgggcgcaagggggcactcgagcggaaaaggtaagaatgagagcgatggaatatatgtgccgagaaagtgacctttgccggccctgttagcactgcgttaccgctgtgctagcatgttgctgctgtgttactggtgtgtttaccggtaacttttattttaaccagccctgttagcgttaacgCTCactttagcgcagcgctagtgttagcactagcattagagCCAGCGTTAGCATTTGTGTTAGCGCCGcactcgcgttaaactctttctttgtaaatatctcgtgtttcaatgtcaatttcaatgtgggcacttgcggcttttacacggctgcggcctatgtatgtaccaaatggtatttcctttacaaatgtactcggtgaggcttgtaaccaagtGTGCGCTGTAGCCCGGGAATTGCAGTACTTGAGAGCAATTAGCACGCCAGCAGGCACAAGACGTGGATTCAACGTTGAATTAACGTTGTTTTAGGTCGCGACGTCAAACAACCTAAATTCAACGTAAATTCCACAGTTGGATTTTTCCGTTGTTTGAACGTTTCGTTCAGTGTGTGCGTGAtgggtttgcatgttccgcTTGCCAGCAGGTGGCCGTGGGTTGTTTGCCGATGTGGTtgactgaaggagaagaagaagtccGAGCCCGCCGAAACACAGGCTGCGCGTTGTCGTTTAAGGACCAGCGagccgttgtttttttttttgtttgttttgcagccACCAGAGCCAAGATGAGCATGATGAACTCCATGTCTCGCATGCGGGGCCAAGAGAAGGGACCCGGTTACACCCAGACGGAAGCCATCCTGGGAGAGTCCATGCAGCGCTTCGGTCGGGAGCTCGGCGAGGAGTCCAATTTCGGTGAGGGGGCTGAGAGACGGTGCGGCAaccggttagagcgttggcctcgcggttctgaggaccggagttcaaatcccagcccatcctgtgtagagtttggatgttctccccgtgcctgcgtgagttttttttttttctcaggcactctggtttcctcctacatcccaaaaggttgattgaaaactcaaaattgcccatagctgggtgtgattgcgagtccaaatggttgtctgtctctatgtgcgctgcgattggttagcaaccagttcagggtgtaccccgtctcctgcacGTTTAGAGccgtgataggctccagctctgcCGTGaccactgtgaggataagcggctcagataatggacggCCGCAGTATAAGGAGTGATTGTGGATGCCACTGAATTTGCTTTCTGTTCTTCAGGCCTGGCTCTGATCGACGCCGGCGAATGCATGCGCGAGCTGGCAGAGGTGAAGGACGCCCTGGACATGGAAGTCAAGCAGAACTTCATCGACCCGCTGCAGAACCTCCACGAGAAAGACCTCAAGGAGATCCAGGTCGGTTTCACATTGTCTGTTGACGGATGACAACGAAGTGGCGGAAGTTATTTGACTCGTATTCCAGTCGCCAAGTTTAGAACTTGGCTTTGGCTCGGCTGAAACTTATGAAATACTTCATTTGACTTACAATTGTTCATTTTCAAGtttgccttttgttttgtttatgaatggaaaaatgacTTTCACTAACCTGGGAAATTGCGATTATGCTATGAAAGGATGATTACGTTTTGGATTTAAGGATTCCAAATTTCCGCTATTTGCTAAATGTCAGGATAATTATAATTTTTCACGAGTTTCTTCAAAGTCAAAAGTTTTTAGTATTTGGTACCATTGGCTTTAAATGGGTCAGACATTTTGTCTGGAATTTTTGCTCATTCcagccggcacggtggagcagctggtaaagcattgacctcacagttctgaggacccgggttcgatcccggcccccccgacactctaaattggccctaggtgtgaagttcaactgttgtctgtctctttgtgcctatgattggctggcaccccgcctcctgctcgttgacagctgggataggcttgtgaggataagcggctaagaaaatggatggatggaagggttTTTGCCCATTCCTTCTGTCAGAACTGGTGTCAGGGAACCAGGTTTTTAGGCCGCCTTGTTTGCAAATCCCTTTTAAGGTTTggccaaaaatgttatttttcatgtcAAATATTAAACTGCAAGTCATGTTAACGTGACAGATGATCAAATATGAACTAAGCTTCATGTCACATGCGATGAATCGAAATATGATAATGAAGTGAAACTGTTCTGAATGTCTCACAGCATCACCTGAAGAAGATGGAGGGTCGGCGTCTGGATTTCGACTACAAGAAGAAGCGCCAGGGCAAAGTGACGGACGACGAGCTCAAGCAAGCGCTGGAGAAGTTTGACGAATCCAAAGACATCGCCGAGCTCAGCATGTTCAACCTGCTGGAGAGCGACGTAAGCGTCGAAGTCCGAGCGTTGATGCGGGTCACGATAAATCCTTGGGATCATCAATCAATCTTCACTTCGAGGCCTAATTATAACAAACGGTTGCATAAGTACAGCGGAACCTTGATTTCCGTACTTAATGGGTACCGGTGGCAAGATGCCCgggccgcctcatctggctggCAGAGATCTCGCCTTTGGGTCTCATAAATCACcataagcctttttttttatttctgccgTTGACAGATCGAGCAGGTGAGCCAGCTGGCGGCGTTGGTCCACGCTCAGGTGGAATATCACAGCCGGGCCACCGAGATCCTCACGCAGCTGTGCAGCAAGATCGATGACCGGTCCGTTAAGTAATCgagtgactttttttgtaatcatttttttttagcaaagcaACATCTTTGGCGCGCGTTCGCTTTTGTTTGGCACCTTTTGACCGTGTCGCGCTTGCGTGTCGCCGGGCCTGCAGGATAAAGGATTGTTCCCACAAGCCCCGGAAAGAATACGTCCCCAAGCCTCGGACCACTCTGGACTTCGCCTCCATCAGCGAGAACCACAACGGAGGCATTCACAGCGCTCGTTCTCCGGGTGAGTGCTGACCCGAGGCCCAGGAACGAGAAATTCCCATTTAgaaacgacttttttttttttctggaaccaCTTGACGAGTTCTCCTGTTTTTGGACCATTTGAAGCTAAGCAATGTTTTTCAAGAATGAGTTGAATTATCATAATAGGTGTCAATAATTGTTATAATCGATTAGTTATCAATTATTGGTTGCCCCTCTCACGTGTTGAGTGACGTTTCCTTGTCAGGTGGTTTTGTAAGGGCCTTTTTTCCATTTgctaatgttcttttttttgtttgtttgtttgacttttcactttttcacgcaataaataactttttttttccttcctccctttcttttttgtgttgGGTGGCGCAGGGGCGAGGTCACCAGGTGAGCCTTGGTTGAGGTCACACGTCTCGGTCTTCGCTTGACCTCCGCGTTCATCCCGGGCTTGAACTGACTTGCGCTGTTTTCCcttcttccctccctccctccctccctcttttttttctcccccccttcTCCGCTTCCCCTTTGCAGCGAGGTCTCCAGGTGAGACAAAGCGGAAGCTTCGGCGTCGTCATCCAATCCGTCGTCGCCTCGCCCTTTTTGTGTTGAGAGagtgaattcccccccccccccctccatgtcCACCCCCCACGTCATTGACAATGTTTCTTTTCACCCGTCTCTCCATACTTCCACCTCCATTGGCTTGTGCtgtgatgcattttatttttggcgGGAGCGCTCACCTCtgttctcctctcctctcctctcctctttcaCAGCAAGATCACCAGGTGAGCGCGAACGAGCAGCAGGAGACGGACGCCACGTCGTCCTTCCTCTTCCGCTAATGTTTTGATTTGAACGCAGCGGAGGTTCCTCGTCCGTCCCCGGCGCGGAGCGCAAAAGCCGCCTTGACTTGATTTTGTGCGCTTGTCTGTCTAAccctttttgtttcttctttgctTCTTCAAAGTTTGACACTCAGCAGCCCCAAAAGCAAAAGTCAGCCCCActttatggcaaaaaaaaaaaaggacctttGAAACATGTGgaaatgatatttaaaaatacaatttctatTCTGTACcgctacatttattttaaatttgggaTTCAATTTAAttagttttaattttattgcttgtgatatttgtattttaaagatattttgggggattttaatttgaataaaatattttactagATTTGAATCTTTTGTATAcaatataaattaaataaatataaaatttaggtaaacttaaatacattttaaattaaatatttcaatatcagactatgtattttttccaaatgttacttttttcttGTAGAAAAAATAATGccaatttattttgtactttttgttttaaagtatattttatTCTTACAATATTTTAATTCCAATTATAATTTAAtgaatatattaatataattataataaacataaaaataataataaattaataaatgggTTAACTAATTACTTAATTAAAGGTCACAAAaatgaccccccaaaaaaattctgttGCAGTTTGTGAAAGATTGctgaggtcaaaggtcaaatcTATTGGGTCAATGTACCTTGAGCAGTGCTTGAGCTTATCACTAAAATAAAgttaatgtcattttttcaGTTAACCACAACcagttaaaattgtattttgttaataaaagtaacttttattttaagtaaTTAAATATGGGATTGACAAAAAGGTTTTCATAAGACAGTAAGATttagacttcttttttttttttattactgggaaatatttttttaattcattattaGTTTTTGGGTCATTTATGTTaccatattttgtgtttttatttatttcagttttaGTGTAATGCAGTTAGattgtttttacacttttttcttgttttctgatTTTCTTGAACTTAATtagtacattttatttcagttatgttttcttttttttgtcaggggGGGTGAATATTACACTTTCACCTTTATTGACTTTCATCTTGAAAAAGTGGGCCCCGGGTTAGCTTAGCGTAGCATTGGCTCTGCTTTTGCTGAGCAAAATGTCAACGTACACCTTTGATGTGTCAAATTGTTGTGGTAGCCATCTTGTTACTGACCTTTTCCTTCTCTTTGGGGTTTGCGGCGCATCCTCTCGCCCGTCTTCTTGCCTTCAGCCCGGTCACCAGGTGAGCCCGTCTGGTCAAattccagtttttgttttttgtttttttttggcggggggttGTATCTTCTACTCTGaacaaatgttttgggtttgtgttttttcccagCCCCCATGGACCAACCGTGCTGCCGCGCCCTCTACGACTTTGACCCGGAAAACGAGGGCGAGCTGGGCTTCAAGGAGGGCGACATCATCACCCTGACCAACAAGATCGACGAGAACTGGTACGAGGGGATGCTGCACGGCAACTCTGGCTTCTTCCCCATCAACTACGTGGACATCCTGGTCCCCCTGCCGCACTAGAGCGCCCCCTAACGCTCGTCGCtgtaatgcacaaaaaaaatgcaccgaAAAAAGACATCTCTTCCCCGAATAACCCTTTTATTCCCTATTGAACCCAACTTAAGGGGCTCTATTTTCGTTGACAGCACATCCGCGCTGGGGCCCGAAACCCCGGCGGGTCCTGATTTCGAGAAGTCAAGTTTGCAAATTTGGCAGACCGGTCTGCGCCGCGTTTGGCCTCTCAGCGCAGAAAAATGATATAAACGTAAAACCTGCTCAGACCACATCTAAATTTTAGTGCAATGTTGACTGCTGGTTTCAtgcgattttggtgaatttaaTTCGGGTACAGGTGCTCAGATATTGCCTGCGCTAGTCTGTGAAATTACCGCGACGGGTCTGACCCACCTCTAGCGCAATATTTGCTCCGCCCACCACGCAGGATTTACGCTCATCAAGAAAATAGAGCCCAAAGAGTGCAAACGTCTATATGCAACAATTAAGCAGCTAGCGGCCATCGAGTAGTTTCAATTCTACATCCGTTTGGTTGTCCATCGTTTTTCCACTCCCTTCTCAGCCCACCATCCCACTTTACGTCCGTCGGCGTACTTTGTGAACGTTAGCTGCCAATAGATCTAATTTAATAGAGTGCATCTTATTTTTTAAGCAATGAAGCGTTTTCACCGATGTCCATGACGCTCgcatcctccattttttttttcttctattttcgaCAGCGTCGGGTTTCTGACTTGCGTGCTTTTACTTCTACGTGTCATGAGGTGTGAAATTTACCATTCTAGTCATTCATTAATGCTGTCTTGATTTCACAAAACGTGACGTAACGTGAGAAAAATACGAATTGTGTCCgaaatgaaaaatttttttgttagattttttttttttttaattctgataTAATTTTATTTCACCTTCTAGAAGAAAATTATaagttttataaatattttttccacttataacacgtgaacaaaaaaaaatgaatattggaCTCATAAAGTCCAGTTTTTGggtgttttctgtttttaaatcgGTAACGTCGCTACAATTGTATTTTCGCCCACGTTCTGGGGAAAAACGTTCATTAGTGACGGTAGATAAAACAACCAATATTTCCGTAAATATTTTCGGCACGGCGGAAAATGGCTTCGGGTAACAGACGTCGCAAAGAAAAGAGCGGGAATGGCTTTCTGATCTTTCTCACTATTTTAATTTTGCCTACGTGATGTTGTCGTTTCTATGAGTGTTAATCTACGTCCGAGCCGATGATTAGTGACgatgtgaaaataataatacaagctGTGATGttgcgttaaaaaaataaatccaaattgAAACTGAGTGTGTGACGTCCCACATCCGATAAATGATCAAAGTTGTGCTGCGATTTTACGAAAAATACAAGCTGTGACCTAACGTCAGAAAACTACACAGACGACGTTGATTTTTAATCATCAACAATAGTTTTCTCTCGTATTCAAGAAATAACAATAgcgataatcataataatagttCTAAAATAGGACATTTATGCAAGTGTTTGTCACGATACATCCTTCATCGTggtcgggttttttttcttcaatattttaACTTGTAACATAGGCTTCTTATACCAGTATTTTTATTTAGGTGGTTTTGGCATTGCTCAAACGTGACATTCGACGTCTAACGATAACGGTAGATTTTACGAAAAATACAAGTTGTGATGTCACGTACGAAAACTACAGtcccaaatatccatccatttctgagccgcttatcctcacgatggtccgtgcttgagccaatcccagctgtcaacgggcagaggaaacccgcgcaggcacgggcagagcatgcaaactccacacaggatttgaacccagttcctcagaacagtgaggccaacgctctaaccggttgacccaccgtgccgacACTCACAAATAtctgtttgcttttctttttatcatCAACGTTGTTCTAATAGATCTTAGTTGGTCAAAACAAGCG from Syngnathoides biaculeatus isolate LvHL_M chromosome 9, ASM1980259v1, whole genome shotgun sequence includes:
- the sh3gl2a gene encoding SH3 domain containing GRB2 like 2a, endophilin A1; this encodes MSVAGLKKQFHKATQKVSEKVGGAEGTKLDEDFTEMEKKVDTTTRAVMDIMTKTTEYLQPNPATRAKMSMMNSMSRMRGQEKGPGYTQTEAILGESMQRFGRELGEESNFGLALIDAGECMRELAEVKDALDMEVKQNFIDPLQNLHEKDLKEIQHHLKKMEGRRLDFDYKKKRQGKVTDDELKQALEKFDESKDIAELSMFNLLESDIEQVSQLAALVHAQVEYHSRATEILTQLCSKIDDRIKDCSHKPRKEYVPKPRTTLDFASISENHNGGIHSARSPGARSPARSPARSPARSPAPMDQPCCRALYDFDPENEGELGFKEGDIITLTNKIDENWYEGMLHGNSGFFPINYVDILVPLPH